AGTACTTCAACTTTAAGATTTGGAATCATGGCGCTCAGCTGCTCCACTGCCCGGCTTCCCCAGCCGTAGGAGCCAATGATGGATATAAATTTGATATTGGGCCGGAGGGCGTTGGCCAGAAAAGCGGCGTAGGCGACCTTAGGATGGGGACCGACGAGCGCGGTAGGCGTGCCAATGACCACGGTGGCAGCGTCAACCAGTGACATGGCCAGTTTACCTACGTCGGTGTCGCTCAAATCAAATTGCTTTACCGTAACCCCGCGCTGCACGAGTGCATCAACGAAGTGTGCAACCATTGTGCGGGTGCTGCCGTGCATGGAGATGTAAGGTAGAACAACAATGTTTTTCGGGTCATCAAACGCCCAGCTATGATATGCCCTGGTTATGAATTCAGGTCGGTTATGAAGAGGGCCGTGGCTGGGGGCAATGATGTCAACAGCATAGTTCTTCACCGTATCCAGGTTTTTCTGTAAACTGGTGCGGAACGGCATCATTATCTCGGCATAGTAACGTTTGGCCGCTTCATACAGTTGACCTTCATCAGTAACAAAAAGGTCGCTGGTCGCCAGGTGAGAGCCGAAGAAATCACAGGGGAACAGTATCTTTTCCTCTCTCAAATAGGTAAGCATGGTCTCCGGCCAGTGGACCCATGGGGCATGGATGAATTCCAGCGTCCTGTTGCCCAGGGATATCGTTTCCCTGTCCTCGACAGCTATGATTTGCTCCTCTGGAGCCAGCATCAAATCTACGAGCATACCCTGGCACTTAGGAGTACA
This DNA window, taken from Chloroflexota bacterium, encodes the following:
- a CDS encoding FprA family A-type flavoprotein, with translation ALIPLPDGTSYNSYLIKGSEKTALVDTVDAAMPDILLDNLEHLGIDRIDYIITNHAEQDHSGALPAVLTRYPEAKVVCTPKCQGMLVDLMLAPEEQIIAVEDRETISLGNRTLEFIHAPWVHWPETMLTYLREEKILFPCDFFGSHLATSDLFVTDEGQLYEAAKRYYAEIMMPFRTSLQKNLDTVKNYAVDIIAPSHGPLHNRPEFITRAYHSWAFDDPKNIVVLPYISMHGSTRTMVAHFVDALVQRGVTVKQFDLSDTDVGKLAMSLVDAATVVIGTPTALVGPHPKVAYAAFLANALRPNIKFISIIGSYGWGSRAVEQLSAMIPNLKVEVLEPVMCKGFPRESDLKALDNLADAIAAKHKANNYI